A single genomic interval of Leptospira semungkisensis harbors:
- a CDS encoding 30S ribosomal protein S1: MRTNPNQTPSISIRMSSQQDKSTFAEVFKQWEEKKNDEAEIRKDQIVEGKVVSVDNDNVYVAIEGLKQEGRIPRSDFDEKPEIGSVVTALVKRKESTDSGCILSKKEADQRKGWEVVKDAFKNNYQVSGRLVNEIKGKGYIVNVEGSELFLPASQLSYKFSDGENFKGVELDFKVIEINERTRSGVVSRKKLLDEVNNEKWDALALKVKVGDRVKATVSKIASFGVFCDLEGVVGLLRQRDISYKKFAPFKQYFTIGQELELEVLEMDKENNKLALGLKQLYEDPWVWAKRSLEKDMVIRGTVTSLTNFGAFVELKEGLEGLIHTSELTWAKKPPHPKELLKKGQEVEALILDIDFDSRRLSLGLKQLQPNPWDTLGPEVRVGNVLTGKITGITKYGAFVEVENGIEGLVHISDITWDEKQKNPTSLLKKGEEVKYVILDINFDAQRISCGLKQLQEHPYEALRNRYPVGSVVQGKIKSIVDFGMFVEIEPGFEGLVHISEIPGGKDTNLAESYKPGDIVKCAVVKIDSKNKKISLSIKDFDKALEREEMAKYLKTSDTPSRESLGSFINSSLK; this comes from the coding sequence ATTCGCACTAATCCCAATCAAACACCGAGTATTTCAATCCGTATGAGTAGCCAACAAGACAAGTCCACTTTTGCAGAAGTTTTCAAACAGTGGGAAGAAAAGAAAAACGATGAAGCCGAAATCCGTAAGGATCAGATTGTAGAAGGTAAAGTCGTATCTGTCGATAACGATAACGTTTATGTGGCAATCGAAGGACTGAAACAAGAGGGGAGAATTCCTCGTTCCGATTTCGACGAAAAACCGGAGATCGGAAGTGTAGTAACCGCACTCGTAAAAAGAAAGGAATCTACTGATTCCGGATGCATTCTTTCTAAAAAAGAAGCCGACCAAAGAAAAGGTTGGGAAGTAGTTAAAGACGCTTTCAAAAATAATTACCAAGTTAGTGGACGTTTGGTAAACGAGATCAAAGGCAAAGGCTATATCGTGAACGTCGAAGGTTCCGAACTTTTCCTTCCTGCATCTCAACTTAGTTATAAATTCTCCGATGGAGAAAATTTCAAAGGCGTAGAGCTCGATTTCAAAGTGATCGAGATCAATGAGCGCACTCGTTCCGGAGTAGTTTCCAGAAAGAAACTTTTGGACGAGGTCAATAACGAGAAATGGGATGCTCTCGCTCTGAAAGTAAAAGTCGGAGATAGAGTTAAGGCAACCGTTTCCAAGATCGCAAGCTTCGGAGTTTTCTGCGATCTAGAAGGAGTCGTAGGACTTCTTAGACAAAGAGATATTTCTTATAAGAAATTCGCACCATTCAAACAATACTTCACCATTGGACAAGAACTCGAACTCGAAGTTCTAGAAATGGACAAAGAGAATAACAAGCTCGCTCTCGGACTCAAGCAACTTTACGAAGATCCTTGGGTTTGGGCAAAACGTTCCTTGGAAAAAGACATGGTCATCCGTGGAACCGTTACTTCTCTCACTAACTTCGGAGCATTCGTTGAATTGAAGGAAGGTCTGGAAGGTTTAATTCATACTTCCGAGTTGACCTGGGCTAAGAAGCCTCCTCATCCAAAAGAACTCCTGAAAAAAGGCCAGGAAGTAGAAGCATTAATCTTAGATATCGACTTCGACAGCAGAAGACTTTCGCTCGGACTCAAACAATTACAACCGAATCCTTGGGATACTCTTGGACCAGAAGTAAGAGTAGGTAACGTATTGACCGGAAAAATTACCGGAATCACCAAATACGGTGCCTTTGTTGAAGTAGAGAATGGAATCGAAGGTCTGGTTCATATCAGCGATATCACTTGGGATGAAAAACAAAAGAATCCTACTTCTCTTCTGAAAAAAGGAGAAGAAGTAAAATACGTTATCCTCGATATCAATTTCGATGCTCAGAGAATTTCCTGCGGACTCAAGCAATTGCAAGAGCATCCGTACGAAGCTCTTAGAAATCGTTATCCTGTAGGTTCCGTGGTGCAAGGAAAGATCAAGAGCATCGTGGACTTCGGAATGTTCGTAGAGATCGAGCCTGGATTTGAAGGTCTGGTTCATATCTCCGAAATTCCTGGAGGAAAGGATACGAATCTTGCCGAGTCCTATAAGCCTGGCGATATCGTAAAATGCGCCGTTGTTAAGATCGACTCCAAGAACAAGAAGATCTCTTTATCCATTAAAGATTTCGACAAAGCACTAGAAAGAGAAGAGATGGCTAAGTATTTGAAAACTTCCGATACTCCTTCTCGTGAAAGTCTAGGTAGCTTTATCAATTCTTCCTTGAAATAA
- the cmk gene encoding (d)CMP kinase, whose amino-acid sequence MTENVIALDGPAGTGKSTVARELSKKLGFEYLDSGAFYRALTLHIYKIYSSTNSSISFSDWLPLKDFLSLTEGVEILCEFSKTGENHIFLNGQDVSQEIRSPEITREIKYIADKSAFRDFVNSQLRNLALTHRLVMDGRDIGTHVFPDARYKFFLTASSKVRAERRYNQLLEQGIHSNPDEIEKEIIIRDKSDMEREIAPLRKAEDAILIDTDKLPKNSVISKILGCLEPGIYNDSH is encoded by the coding sequence ATGACTGAAAATGTAATCGCACTCGATGGCCCTGCTGGAACAGGAAAGAGTACAGTTGCGAGAGAACTCTCCAAGAAATTGGGATTTGAATATTTGGACTCAGGAGCTTTTTATAGAGCTCTTACTTTGCACATATATAAAATCTATTCTTCGACTAACAGTTCTATATCGTTTTCCGATTGGCTTCCTCTAAAAGATTTTCTATCTCTCACTGAAGGAGTGGAGATCTTATGCGAGTTTTCTAAGACAGGTGAGAATCATATTTTTCTAAACGGGCAGGATGTTTCTCAAGAGATCCGCAGTCCAGAGATTACTAGAGAGATCAAATACATTGCCGATAAGTCGGCATTCAGAGACTTCGTAAATTCTCAATTGAGAAACCTTGCTCTTACTCATCGTCTCGTTATGGATGGTAGAGACATAGGTACACATGTATTTCCGGACGCTCGTTACAAATTCTTCTTAACAGCTTCTTCTAAGGTGAGAGCAGAAAGAAGATATAACCAGTTATTGGAGCAAGGAATTCATTCTAATCCGGATGAAATAGAAAAGGAAATCATTATTCGGGACAAATCCGACATGGAAAGAGAAATCGCTCCTTTGCGAAAAGCGGAAGATGCAATCCTCATTGACACGGATAAGCTGCCAAAAAATAGTGTAATTAGTAAGATCCTTGGGTGCCTAGAGCCTGGCATTTATAACGATTCGCACTAA
- the aroA gene encoding 3-phosphoshikimate 1-carboxyvinyltransferase → MIPRVLSSSGREISVPGDKSLSHRSVLFSVLSKGTSRVSGFLEAEDPLNTMKAFSHLGLKIEKLSPGSYLFTSPGKSSLHSPKEELDFGNAGTGIRLSAGLLAGLSGINARLTGDHSLQKRPMSRIIKPLSAMGASIHGKEDKAPLEIQGKKLSPFVYKSPIASAQVKSCLMLAAMASETSLEYEEEILSRDHTENMFRFLGNKLQYSSPTHFKMEPPYIFEAGDFKVPGDISSAAFFLVLGVLLKEGSVLVKNVGLNPSRVGILKALEAMGAKILIHNERVECGEPVGDLEAVSSNLYFSDIPEEWIPSLIDEIPILTIAGLFAKGGFAIRHAEELRAKESDRITAMVENLRNLGILVHEYKDGYEIPEQNSSANSSELQAWLSGKGAKISTKMDHRIAMSFLVLRAVSGLDLTPDETSWIETSFPGFESLLKGFLS, encoded by the coding sequence ATGATCCCAAGAGTTCTTAGTTCTTCCGGCCGCGAGATTTCCGTTCCCGGAGATAAATCCCTTTCTCATCGTTCCGTTTTATTCTCCGTACTTTCCAAAGGGACTTCACGAGTTTCCGGATTTTTGGAAGCAGAAGATCCTTTGAATACGATGAAGGCATTCTCTCATCTTGGTTTGAAGATTGAGAAGCTTTCTCCCGGTTCTTATCTTTTTACGAGCCCCGGAAAGAGTTCGCTTCATTCTCCCAAAGAAGAATTGGACTTCGGAAATGCAGGCACTGGAATTCGATTGTCTGCCGGGCTTCTTGCCGGACTTTCCGGAATTAACGCGAGGCTGACGGGTGATCATTCCCTACAAAAAAGACCCATGTCGCGTATTATAAAACCTTTAAGTGCCATGGGAGCTTCCATTCATGGAAAGGAAGATAAAGCACCTCTGGAGATCCAGGGAAAGAAACTTTCTCCTTTTGTTTATAAGAGCCCTATCGCTTCTGCTCAGGTAAAGTCCTGCCTTATGCTTGCGGCAATGGCATCTGAAACCTCTTTAGAATACGAAGAAGAGATTCTTTCCAGAGATCATACAGAGAATATGTTCCGCTTTCTCGGCAATAAACTGCAATATTCTTCTCCCACTCATTTCAAGATGGAGCCTCCCTATATTTTTGAAGCGGGAGATTTCAAGGTGCCCGGAGATATCTCTTCTGCGGCATTCTTCTTGGTGTTAGGTGTTCTTTTAAAAGAAGGTTCAGTTCTTGTGAAGAACGTTGGATTGAATCCTTCTCGCGTCGGGATTCTAAAAGCGTTAGAAGCTATGGGCGCAAAGATTCTCATCCATAACGAAAGGGTAGAATGTGGGGAACCTGTAGGAGACTTAGAAGCGGTTTCCTCTAATTTATATTTTTCTGATATACCTGAAGAATGGATTCCTTCTCTGATCGATGAGATCCCAATCTTAACGATCGCCGGTCTTTTTGCGAAAGGTGGATTTGCGATCCGTCATGCAGAAGAATTAAGAGCCAAGGAATCGGATCGGATCACCGCTATGGTGGAGAATCTTCGAAATCTCGGAATTCTAGTGCACGAATACAAAGACGGTTACGAAATCCCGGAACAAAATTCTTCTGCGAATTCCTCCGAGCTGCAAGCTTGGCTTTCCGGAAAAGGAGCTAAGATCTCTACTAAGATGGATCACAGGATAGCGATGAGCTTTCTTGTACTAAGAGCAGTGAGTGGTTTGGATCTAACTCCGGATGAGACTTCTTGGATAGAGACTTCTTTTCCTGGATTCGAATCTTTACTAAAAGGTTTCTTATCATGA
- a CDS encoding prephenate dehydrogenase: MKTEFKKILIYGLGMMGASLSLALRKKSSGLEITGVVGSSSSKEKGIKLNSADILFTADEFSKSPNWNSYDLIVFGVPVNTTVDVIRSLPSSFSGLLTDMGSTKLEIVRAVESVVQGEHRYISSHPMCGSEESGLEFANADLYENRLCILTRPKGATEDAFLKIESFWKSLGMSTTEIPAEDHDHILSYVSHAPHLISSLMTNWVWENKCVREFTDRSPLPLTGGGFRDMTRIAGSNPKMWSAIFSSNQEEIYKALLDYKSRLDSLLSALDPENPLDLEKWESFMEKSRLDRDAILKKQNDPKSS; the protein is encoded by the coding sequence GTGAAGACAGAATTTAAAAAAATTCTAATATACGGTTTGGGAATGATGGGAGCCTCCCTGTCTCTTGCTCTCCGTAAAAAATCTTCCGGTCTGGAAATTACCGGAGTAGTTGGCTCGTCTTCTAGTAAAGAGAAGGGGATAAAGCTCAATTCTGCGGATATTCTATTTACTGCGGACGAATTTTCCAAATCTCCGAATTGGAATTCGTATGACCTGATCGTTTTCGGTGTTCCGGTGAATACAACTGTGGACGTGATCCGAAGTCTTCCTTCTTCTTTTTCCGGGCTTCTGACCGATATGGGTTCTACTAAGTTAGAGATCGTAAGAGCAGTGGAGTCTGTTGTTCAAGGAGAACATCGTTATATTTCTTCTCATCCTATGTGCGGCTCAGAGGAGTCGGGTTTGGAATTCGCGAATGCAGATCTATATGAGAATCGTCTTTGCATTCTGACAAGGCCTAAGGGAGCCACAGAAGATGCATTCCTGAAGATCGAATCTTTTTGGAAGTCTCTCGGAATGTCGACTACCGAAATTCCTGCAGAGGATCATGATCATATTCTTTCCTACGTGTCCCACGCTCCCCATTTGATCTCTTCTCTCATGACGAATTGGGTCTGGGAAAATAAATGTGTGAGAGAGTTTACGGATCGTTCTCCTCTTCCTTTGACAGGAGGAGGATTTAGGGACATGACCAGGATTGCAGGTTCGAACCCTAAGATGTGGTCTGCGATCTTTTCTTCCAACCAAGAAGAGATCTATAAAGCGCTTTTGGATTATAAGTCTAGATTGGATTCCCTTCTTTCCGCATTGGATCCTGAAAACCCGCTGGACCTAGAAAAATGGGAGTCCTTCATGGAAAAATCCCGTTTAGATAGGGATGCAATTTTAAAGAAGCAAAATGATCCCAAGAGTTCTTAG